The genomic DNA ATAATAGACGATGTGAAAGAGCGGAAGATAAAAGGCATCGACGGCATAAAGCGCGCGATCATCCGCCGCTCTGGAGATAGCTATGTTATATACACCGAGGGCAGCAATCTGAGACAGGTTTTGCGCAAAGAAGGCGTTGACCAATCCAAGACCACAACCAATGCCATTCAAGAAATATATGAAGAGCTGGGCGTGGAGGCGGCGAGGAACGCGATAATAAAGGAGGCATACAACACTCTTGACGAGCAAGGGCTGAACGTTGACATCAGGCACATAATGCTGGTCGCGGACCTCATGACCAACGATGGGGATGTTAAGGCCATCGGGAGGCACGGCATTTCAGGCCGCAAATCATCCGTCTTGGCCAGAGCGGCCTTCGAGATTACGGCCGTGCATCTGTTACATGCCGCGCTGACGGGAGAAGAGGATCATTTGGACGGCGTGGCAGAAAACATTATAGTAGGGCAGCCTGTTACGCTCGGAACTGGGGCCGTTAATTTGGTATATAAACCTGTTTCCAGGGGGCAGAGCCATGGTTGATATCGGTAGAGCATTGAAGACCGCAGTGCAGACGGGCAAAGTGGTATTTGGCGTACAGCAAGCAGAAAAAGCTGTCAGGAATGGTGAGGCTAAGATGGTGATCATTTCATCGAACTGCCCCAGCCAATTCCTTAAGTCGACTAAATCTGTGCCAGTAAAAACATTTGAAGGAACAAATATGGAACTTGGAGCCTTGGCTGGGAAACCCTTCTCCGTTTCCGCCGTAGCTATAATCGATAAAGGCTCCTCTAATATCCTTTCGTTGTGATGGTCATGCCTGAAGTAAAACTCACAGAAGACACTCTTCGATACATAACCCTGTTCGAGAACATGACGAAAACACGCGTCAAGGATTGCATGGAGACAGAAGACAAATTGGTTTTCGTGGTTGACCCAGGCCAGGCCAATAGGGCCGTGGGCAAGGGTGGAGAGAATGTAATCCGTCTCAAAAACACCACAGGAAAGAATATCCAAGTGATAGAATATTCGGATGATGCAGAGCAGTTTATAAAGAACGTCTTCTACAATTACGGAGTGCAAAGCGTCTCCATAGAGAATCGCGGCAATATCGTCCATGCCACAGTGACCGTAGACCCCAAGGTCAAGGGAAGAGCTATAGGGAAGAACGGGCGCAATCTAAAGATAGCCCGAGACATCGTGGCAAGGCATCATAACGTCCAAAGCATCATCGTGGCTTAGAATCTCGGCCGCGAAAAGGTGTGAATTTACTTAGATGAACACTTCTTTGCCTTGTCCTTTTGCATTTTTCCTTTTATTAATTCCCGCTCCACCTCCAGCCTATCTGCAGTAGGATATTCCTCAACGATATAGGAATCAAAAGGTAGCAGCCCTTCCAGCTCTTTTAATATCCAAGGCGCAACTTCTAACCTTCCCGTAATTGGGTCAGTGTACATGAGGGTATCAGGGACGTCATAATCTTCGCTCAAAACTTTTTTAGCAAGACGCGCTTCATCTGGTTCAACCACTCCTTTGACCAACGTTCCATCTTCGGTGATCACATCTCCTCTTTTGGCTACGTTTTTAGCTCTGCGCATTAGCCTACGGCGCAGCTGTACCGAATCCTTGAAGGCCGAGGAGCAGTAATGGACAGGAATCCCGACCTCCAGTCTAAGCATTTTCAGCGCCGTCTCCTCGCTCCCCCAAGCGGCAGAAGAAATCTCATCTTTTACCGCAAACCCCCTCTCTGATAATTGCTTGAAGTTGGTTTCCGAGAACTCGAGCTCGTTTAAATTTACGAAGTCCAATCCTATTGCATCAGCGTATCTGATCAAGGCCTCTAATTGCTTCTCATGCCCAGGTATTGCGGGCACTTCTATACCCACACTCATGTCCAATCCCGATATAGCTTTCTCCAGACCTGTTCTATTCATCTTAGTCCACATGGAAGTGGGCGGATGTATCCTAAGTTCGTTCAATCCGACGCCCTGCAGTATCTTATAGGCGTCGTCATCAATGCTAGCTGTGTACAAATGTATGTGGTGCTTTTCTCCAAAAGTCTCGCGCAGAATCCCTACATAATGGAGCACTTTTTGCAGTGATTTGAGAGGGTCACCTCCTGTGATCCCTGTTCCCCCTGCTTTGATGCTTTTCGCTTCCATTATGACATCCTCATCGGAATGTACTTTTAATTCATCCGCGTAAACCACCTCCTTTCCTTTTTTTTCCTTGGAAAGAGGGCAGTAGTAGCATCCAGTTTCACACTTGCCAGTGACAAGGAGCACCATCTTCGCCCCTCTGCGACATATCTGGCATCCTTTTGGGAGGGAGCGTGTATAGGCGGACCCGGCCTCGATACTCCTAACCTTCACCTCGACCATATCGAAACACCACACCCCAGAGGTTCTATTCAATTTTTGCATCGGCATATCTTGCCGGGGCCATGTTTTTATCCCAGATAGCCCGTGTCATGATGAATAGTCATGAAAAAGCGTACAAGGATCATCCTTGCCCTGGATGTAATTAATGAAGCTAGAGCATTGACGGTAGCCGAAAAGGTGTTGGATTATGTTGATGCCATAAAGATAAATTGGCCATTGATTTTAGCCACTGGCCCTCACATCATCACAGAGATGGCAAGATTGGCACCGGTAATCTGCGACTTCAAGCTAGCTGACATACCAAACACTAATAGATTGATAGCGCAGAGAGCTTTTCAATTGGGAGCATCAGGTATAATAGTGCATGGATTTGCTGGCCGGGACTCAGTGGCAGCGGTAGTGCATGAGGCGCGAGGGAAGGAGGTCTTTTTAGTGACGGAGATGAGCCATCCTGGAGGAGAAGAGTTCACTGCTTCTCTGGCCGACCGGTTGGCAACTTTAGCGGTGGAAGTAGGGGCAACTGGAATAATAGCTCCGGCGACAAGACCAGAACGGATCGCCCGCCTTCGCTCCTTGATCGGTGATAAGCTAATACTCTCGCCAGGTGTGGGATTTCAAGGTGGAAGTGCAACTGAGGCATTAAGAAACGGAGCTGACTTCATTATCATTGGGAGATCCATATACGAAGATAAGGATCCTGCGGGGGCGGCAAGACGATTCTTGGAGGAGATACAAAACGCCTTCTTGTGAAGAAAAACACCTTTTTTGAAATAGCCAGATGAAAAAATTTTCACCCTCTCTTTGAAAGAACGTATTTATAGTGGATTTGTAATCAGTTGTCAAATCCTACAGGAGATAGCTGATGGCATCTATGGATGGAGGGTCGGGCAGAACTGTGGAAAAGAGCCGCCTCAACTTTTTAGCTTCATTCGGTAAGGGCCGCGAATCCTGGCTAAATCGGAATTGGCGAACAGTGGTGGTGCTTCTTTTCGTAGTGCTCCTGGCCTTTTTCATTCGCAGTTATTTCGTCTGGGGCCCTTCAGTGGAAAATGGCTTTTTGGTCTCAGGAGGCTCCGACTCCTACTATCATCAACGTGTCATCGACCATATCTCTAATACAGGGCAGCACCTCTACATCGACCCACTCTTGAATTATCCCGGGGGAATGAGGAATCCGCGGCCCCCCTTGTTCGATTGGTCTGTAGCGGTCATGGGGATGATATGGTCCGGCTTAACGGGCATGGCCGTATCGGATGGCACAGGTTTGGCCTTGATCACGGCTACTGCTGTTTGGGGAGCATTGACCTGCATACCCATGTATATGATCGGTCGCGAAGCTTTCAATCGAAAGGCTGGATTAGTGGCAGCGTTCCTGTTCGCGTTAATGCCTGGACACATCGAAAGGTCGGTAGCGTCACAGGCCGATCATGATGCCATGATATTGTTCTTCGTGGTTTTCGCTTTCTATTTCCTCTTGCGAAGTCTTAAGACTATAACTGGTGACCGCTGGGTCTCAAATTGGAAGAATTATCGTTCCGTCCTCTCGGGGCTTAAGTCCTATTGGAAGATGAATCAGGTCTCCCTTATTTATGCAGCATTAGGGGGAGTTTGTGTAGCCGCGGTTTCATTCATCTGGACGGGCTATATGTATGTGTTGATAATCGTATTGGTTTATTTCCTATTGCAGCTCTTCATCAATCGTTTCCGCAACGTCGATTCATTGGGTGTGATGATGAGCGTCGGCGTAATGCTAGGTCTGACTTTCATTTTGGCCGCACCCTTGTATTGGACCATGGACTATTGGGCTACTTGGTACGATGTGCCTCTCTTGCTATTCCTAGCTATGATAGTCGTCGGGCTCATTTTCGCTAGTACCAGGGACCTGCCTTGGACTCTTGTCGTGCCATCCTTTTTGATATTGGTAACGGTGGCATTGGCTGCGCTTTCCTTCCTGGCTCCTAATCTGTTCGACGCCATTATCACTGGTCAGGGCTATTTGGTGAAAAGTAAGCTTTACTCCACTATATCCGAAGCTCAGGCTCCCAGCTTCTCCACTCTAGCCATGTCCTTTGGCATAGTTACTTTTTGGCTGGCCCTGGTGGGGATAGGATACGCCGCCATCAAGGTACGCAAGAGTCTGTCCCCCCACTTTGTCTTCCTTATAGTCTGGACGGGGACGGCGGTGTTCATGGCCGCTTCCGCGGGCAGATTCCTATTCAATGCCGCACCTGCCTTTGCCATTATGGCGGGGTGGATCGTGGTCCTTATAATCGATGCGGTCAGGTTTCAAGATTATCCTAAAGGACTGGAGAACCCTACCCGTCCTTGGCGATCACCATGGCCCTGGTTCAAGAGCGTTTTCAGGCCGAAATATGTGATGGCCTTCTTCTTCCTCTTTATCTTGGTGCTCGTTCCAAACGCCTGGGCCGCGGTGGATGCGGGTATTCCTTCAGAATTCAAGAAACAATATGACTTGCAGATCTACAATGCCATGCCCTCAATCCTAAGACCTTCGAATTATGACAGTGTAAATGGTTCACAATGGTACTTAGGAGCCTTCGGTTTCAGCCTTCCCCTTCCCAGCCAATACTGGCCCGCAGCATGGAGCTGGTATCGATATCAAGATTCTTATTTGCCCATTTACGATCGCCCCGCTTTCCTATCATGGTGGGACTATGGCTTCGAAGCGATTCAGGCTGGGCAGCATCCCACGGTGGCAGACAACTTCCAGAACGGCTACAACTTCGCAGGCAATTACATAACCTGCACTGATGAGACCCAAGCCATCGCCATGTTAGTTATCAGATGCATAGAATATAATGACTTGAGTGAGGGCTCTGATGTATACAATGCCTTAATGGCCCACGGCGTCGACGCCGTAAAAGTTAGAGATATATTGCAAAACCCCTCCAAATATATATCCGTGGTCCTGGGGAACCCTGAGACTTACGGCAGATTCAGCTCTGACCTCTCCTCGGCGAATGCCAAATATATCGCTGCCAGGGTAGAAATGGCAAAAGTCGGTAAGAGCGAGTTGGTTTCCCTTTACAATAAGATCAGGGCGATTACTGGCAACAATATAGGGTATTTTGCTATTGACTCTCGCCTGTTCCCCTTCACCGCGACGGGTTACAACATCTTCTACGCTCCTGCAAAGTTGTCAGATCACGTGATAGATAAGGGAAGCAACGCTCCTGTCGATTTCTATCAAATTTATGCAGTGGTTATCCAGAATGGCCAGCAGCGGACAGTTCCGTTGGGGGAGATCACTGCTGACATGACGATAATCGATTACAAGATCGAATACACCCAGGCATTCTATCAAACAATGCTTTATAGGGCTTTTATGGGCTATGGCCCGTATGACATCGGTTATACCCAGCAAGGCATCCCCGGAATATCAGGCTCTTTGTCAAACCTCCCGCCTATGCAGGGCTGGAATCAGAGCCATTTCCGCATGGTGTATAGAACGGCCTATTTCAATCCCTTCCCCTCCGATCAGGTGGCCAATCACAGTCAAGCTTGGAGGGCCATTTCATATGATGAGGCGTTGATATTGAAGGACAAGATCTCCCGTGGAGAGGAGATAGGTGTTGTTGACACTTCTGCCTATAGTCTGACTCAAGGGGTAGTGTTTGTACAATACTATGATGGGGCCATCATCCAGGGCCAGGTGAGGACTGCCTCCGGTTTGCCCTATCCTAACGTATGGGTGACGGTTCTGGATGAGTATGGCATACCGCATCATTATGTGCGTACGGATCAGAACGGATATTACAGCGTGATCGCTCCCTTTGGCGATGTCGATGTGGTCTTCTCCATGGGCAATCTAGATAAGAGATTGCTTTATGCCAGTGAACTTCAGCGCGTTAAATACCATGTGACTTACGCTCAGGCCATGAGACAAACGGACTACATAATCGATGGAGATGTCACTATTACCAGCGCCAATTTGAAGGGGAAGGTATACTGGGATATGGATGGTGACGGGTCCTATGACTCAGCTCAAGATGAAATTATATCTGGGGCTAGGGTGATAGCCACTAATGAATCCCTAGGCTTCAGGGTGGAGGCCGTCACCACCTCCATGGGATATACCATTAACAACGTGCCCGCGGTCTCTGCGGATGTGTACGCGATAGTTGAAGGCCACCCAACCACCAAGAAGCCAACACAAATACTTCCATTGGCAGATACCACTGTGGACATCGGCATCAAACCTAGCTCGATCGGCGGGACCGTGAAATATGATGACGGAACCCCCGCTCCTGGCTTTAGAATCGTTCTCTCTGATAAGATCAATGGGACAGTTAGCACGAAAAGCACCGACGATTCAGGCGCCTTCTCTTTCGAGGGCTTGATGTATGGCGAATATGAGATAAGCTCAGGGATGCCTGGCACTACCTTTGGTCCGTTACAGATTAAGCTTAGCGAAGGGGAGAAAGTCAACAAACAGCTCATAGTTTATCCATCCTCAATACTCCGAGGACAAGCATGGCTCACTACGGGAATAGTAGCCTCCAATGCCACAATCCTCTTGCAGAACGAGGATTTAAACGTGGTAATACGTGCGGATCGCTCGGGTCGCTATTCAGTGGAATTGCCGCAGGGCACCTATAACCTATATTCTACCTTTGTCTCCGAAGGCAGGGATATGGCGGTTCTTAAGGAGTTAACTCTCATGCCTGGCGAAAACTCATTCGATCCTCTGTTAGTCCCTGCTAGTTATTTGAAGGGGAAGGTTCAAGGCATCTCCTCTCTTGAAGGTTTGACTGTACTGTTCCAGTCGCGAAGCAGTGGCGCTTCATTGTCTGCCAAGACGAACGAGACTGGGAATTTTGGGGTGATACTTCCTAATGATATCTATTTCGTGCAGATGGGTGAAGAAGGAGGAGCCTATTGGAACGACCTGACAGTGGCTTCTTCAACCAGTCTGATTATTAATCTGGCCAGTGCGGCTAAGGTAAATGGCTATGTCTGGTATGACAAAAATGGCGATGGAGCAAGAAGTTGGGATGAAGGGCTAGAAGGCGTGAGAGTGGAAATCAGAGACGCTGATGGAAGGAGCATATCCAAGCTCAGTGGGGCAGGAGGGAATTATGAGTTCTATCTTGTCCCGGGCAGGTCGTTCTCTATACTGGTTAGCGAAGAAGGTTTTGCTAGCTTTGTAAAATCCTTCGAACCCTTGACATCCTCATCCAACACGGATATCCAATTGAAGGCCTTAAACCGAACAGTAAGCGGCACGGCCAAGATTTCGGGGACGGGCATAGAAGGAATAGTGATAAGATTCGAATCGATATCGGGTGATGCAATTACCAAAGTGGTCCAGACCTCAACCTTGGGGACTTTCTCGGTGCAATTGCATCCTGGCTCTTATCGCATAAGGGTGGATCAGGATACTGTGGTGGGGGACAACTCATCGCGATATCAATATGAAGGAAATCTCACAGTGGAAATAGGCAAGGACCCCTCCCCCTTGACGCTTGATCTGGTGAAGCGCTATCTGGTAACAGGAACTATTGCTCCGGATCGAGGTTCCTTAGCTACCATAAGCATATACGGTCCAGATGTAAGGAGCTTGAGAGCGCAGACCTCCTTCAGCATCTATCTACAAGCAGGAGAATATGGCTTCTATTCTTTAGTGGAGAGGCTTGGAGCGAGATATGCAGCTATCGCAAGCGTGACAGTCGGTCCTTATGAAATTAATAATGTAAATCTGGTGACGGCTCAAGCATATTCTATTCAGGGATCTGTGAGATTTGAGGGCAAGGCCATAACGGGAAACGCTCCGGTGGTGATCAGCGCCGGCAGCGGTGGGAGTATGGAGCTTAAGACCACCCTTGCTGGCACCTTTACTACTTATCTGCCAGCAGGGGAATATATGGCTTCGGTAGATTTCCATACCACGGAAGCGATTAAAACCAGAACTAGGTACATACGCTACTTTGGAGATTTATCTTTCAATGTGGCAGGAAGTAAGTCTATTACCATCAATGTCGATAAGGCTCTTGACAACAGCACTCTGATTGGATCAGTTAGGGTTAATGGAGAGGCCGTGGCGGCGGTGCTGCAATTTATTCCTGCTTCTTCCTCAGCAATTTGGGGAAATTTCACCGTGCCAGCTTCAAGCTTCACCGTAGATGTCGCGCCGGGGGAATACGCTATCTATGCTAGAGAATTGAGCGGTCCATCGGTATTCATGGGCAAAATGAACGTGCCACCCCGCTCATCCTCTTATCTGAATATCGATTTGGTCCCGGGCATTAAATTCTCTGGCACTACGTTGTTAAACGGAAGACCTGGCAACGCGCTATTAGAATTCAACAGCGCCAATTATGCTCAGGTGAAGAGTGGTCAAGATGGCAGCTTCGAAATCTACCTACCTCAGGATGATTACATTGTGAAATGCACGGCTGAGGGCAGCGAAAAGGGAGTTGCCGTGGAATACGAGCTGGAATTTCCGTTGAAACTAAGGAATAACCAGATAAGCATAATAGATTTGAAGAAGGTGCCTAAGTACGGCGTAGACTTGAGCTGGGATGCAGCGGAGAAGCAGACCATAGCTCCCGGAGGGAATGTATCTTACAACTTACGCATCGTTAATACTGGCAACGTTGCTGATGTGTTCACCTTGAGCGCCTCTGGTTTCGCTACCGGATGGAGGGTTAGCTTCTCTCAGAACTCGGTCAACGTGGACTTTGGGCCCGATGGCGCACAATTGGTTACTGTTACGATTTATACACCCACTAACGCCAAAGTCATCCATCCGCCCATCACTATTCGCGCACAATCGACCAAAGGGACAGCTTCGGACTCCGTAACAGTTGATGTCGGCATTGCCTCTCACCATGATGTCTGGCTCAATTATTCCTCGGCCTCGAGCACGTCAGGAAGCGAATACCTCTACAAGTTCACTTTCAAGAACGTGGGCAACGTAGATGATACTTATAACATCTCTATTCCTAACCTGTCGGAGCTTGCCTCTTGGGGGTGGAAGGCGGAGATAAGATCGGGAACCGGCCCCTGGTCCAGCTACATCTCATCCACTCTTGCAGCGAGCAATCAGGGTAATCTTGAACTAAGATTAATTCCGCTTCGAAGCAACCCGAATGCAAGGGTGACAATAGTCCTAACTATACAATCATTGAATTCTCCTTCCACGGTTAAGGTGCTGCAATTCGAGCCCTCCATGCCTAATTTCAATATTCCATTGGGAGGCCTAACAGTCACCGGACCGGGCGTGTTCACAGAGGTTCAGCAAGTTCCAACTAAAACGGTTATCTTCATTGGATTGTTGGTGGCGGTCACAACTATCTTAATGGTATTCTCAGTGCAGAAGGGGGTATTCCGACGAAGAAAGCGCTGATCATCGCCGCCGCGCTCATCCTTCTTCTGGCTAGCTGCGCTAATCTAGCACTAGTGGTACAAGCGGAGAATCCTCTTTACATCAAAGTAGAGGGCAGAAATGTGGTGGCAGTGAGGGAGGTCAACCCTTACGTCGTCACGGCCATAGGCGGACCCGCAGAGGTGCCTGGCGGTGGAAACTATAGTTTCTTGGTGACGGTCACGGGCAGGAATGCGGTAGATGCCCTGGTGTCTCCAGCGAATGGAGTAACGCCCACTGGCATATTCCGTTTTAACCTGACCGCTCCTTCCAGCGCTACAGATATGACCATAACCGTGAATGTCACATCGACTGGGCCTTCTGGCAAAGTGAGTAAAATCTATAATTACTACGTCCGTTCGGTGGAGCCAATAGTTATCAGTGCTAAAGTGGTCAACCAAGGGAGCATAGAGGTCGAAGGTGTAGCCGTTCGCTTCTTTGCGGACGGAGTTCTACTGCAAGAGAAAAAAGTTGACATACCCGCAGGCGCCTCCAAGGTCGTAACATACAATTGGACCGAAAGCGTTTCACCAGGAGAGCATAGGATAAGAGTAGAACTGGATCCGCAGGGGCAATTCGTACGCTTCGAATCCGGAGGAACGATCTTCGAGCAGACCATTTGGGTCGGAGGGACCGATTGGGCTAATTTCAACGCTATATTGATAGGCTTGATCATCCTGCTAGGCCTGCTGGCTTACCTCGTTTATAAAAGGCCAACGACAAAACGGCGTAGAAGATGAAAGAAGCATCCTTTTTATGAAGAAAATGAAGGTCTTCATGATTCGATGAGTAAAATTGCCTGTAGTCTTAAAGGAGGTTTCATTCATTTACTGCTTTGAAAGATGGAATTGAATAGCCTTCAATAAAATACTCGTGCTGGATAACACCTTCATTGTTCGAGGTCATGTGGAAGAATAGTACTGTTTTTACGTCCCCATTTTATAGGGGAATCAATCTCGATTCACTGACTCCTCTTTATCCAGCCTCTTATACAAGGCTTCGATCTTATCGCCTAGCGTCTTGGCGCTTACTGCCACGGCGAGCTCTCCTCTCGTCTTTTCTAGAAGAGAACGGGCTATATCCTGCTTCCTTCGGATGGCAACTAATGCATCTGGATAATCAAAGCGCATTATTATCTGGAAGAACTCCTCCATCATATCCAGATGACGTGAGGCCGCTTCTATGTCACCTTCTCTAAGGGCTTCAAGGCAGAATCTCCTCAATTCCCCTATGCAATCCGCGAGACCTAACAGATAGGCAGTACTGGGAACGTTCAGTTCCTCGGGAGATGGCATATCCTCACCTTTGACTATGGACAGCAGTATGGCCGCCTCAGCCAACTCCTGCATGGCATCTGATACGAGCCCAGAGCTGAAAATCTCTGGATGGTCAAGCAGGAGGCTTCTAAGCCTCTGCGACTCATCCATGGCCTCCGACATCATCTCCTCCGCATTCTCCCCCTTGTGTATGCTGTGCACCACGCTTCCAGAGAGGCGAATGATTGCCCGCGAGGACTTGATAGCTATCTCCCTAACTGTATCCTTCTCATCAAGTTTGCTCTGGATACGATTAGCTATCTCATCCAGGTTACTCATGAAACGGCTAAACTGACTCAAGAATAAATACTATTTCCTCAGGGATCGGATGCGCTCTATCTTCCTCTGAATCACCTCATGCTTGCCAATATCATGGCGGACGTAGACCTCCTCCCCTGACACGAAGCGCAGGGCCCTCTCGCACTGTCTTTCTGCAGCATCGAGGCTTCGATCAATGCCGACCACCGCTACAGCTCTCGAAGAGGTTGTCAGCAGACGTCCATCCTCTTGGTTGACCGCCGCGTAGAACAGTTCCGCCCCGCATCGCCTAATCCCCTCCTCGTCTACTTTTATTGTGGTACCCGATTTGGCATTCAATCCATAACCGATCGGAACCACGTATTTGCATACCGTGGCTTCCTTCCTGAACAGGCATTTCTTATTCGATAGGTCTCCAAAAGCGATGCCCTGGCAGATTTCTAAGAAATCCGATTCGAGAAGAGGCAGGACGTTCATAGCCTCAGGGTCACCGAAACGGGCGTTGAACTCAATTATCTTGGGCCCCTCAGCGGTCAACATGAATTGCCCGTAAAGAATTCCCTTATATGGGGTCCCTTCAGAAGCCAGCGCATCTATCGTTTTACGCATGGACATTACTGCCTTCTCCTTCTCTGAAGAGGTTACGAAAGGCAGCAGATGGTCCTCGCCAGAGTATGAGCCCATTCCCCCTGTGTTATGACCTTTATCGCCTTCAAAAGCTCGCTTATGATCCTGCACCAATGGCATAGGGATAATATGCTTGCCGTCAGAGAAAGCCTGCAGGCTGAACTCCTCACCTTCGACCTTCTCCTCGATTACCACCCTTCCTCCCCCTACACCTTTTTCGATCACTTCCTTGATGTATGCCAAGACCTCTGCTCTGTCTTTCAGGTGCTCTCCCTCAACCTTTACCCCTTTTCCTCCCGTCAACCCCTCCGGTTTCACAACAACCTGATGCTCAACGCTATCAAGGAAAGATTTAGCCTCTTCATATGATGAGAAGACGGCAAAAGCAAGATTTCCAGGAATTTTATAATTGGCAAGAAGGGCGCGGGCAAAACTCTTGCCAGTCTCTATGCGAGACGCTGACCTAGTGGGCCCAACGCATCTCACGCCTTTTTCCTCCAGGGCATCCACCACACCTGCTTCAAGGGGAGACTCCGGGCCTATGATGGCCAGCTCTACTCCCTTAGATGTGGCATATCTAACGATGGAATCAACCTCTGTCTCGTTTAACAAAACGTATTCCTTAGAAGCCCTGATAATACCAGGATTTTTATTCTTTAAAATAGAATATATTTCAACATCTGATTTGGCCAAGGCTTTCACTATAGCGTGCTCCCTGCCTCCTCCACCAATCGCCAGGACTTTCATTCTCATACCAGCAGGATAATCGTCGAACCAGTATTAATTCTTGAACTGAAGTTATAGGCTCACGAGATAAGATGCAATGCCTTCAGAAGTTCCTCCACCCCTTCCCCTGTCTTGGCGCTCGTTAGGTAGAGCTTTCCGGCTTTTCTCAACCTAGAATAGTCCCTCTTCAATCTCTCAATATCTGAATC from Methanomassiliicoccales archaeon includes the following:
- a CDS encoding carboxypeptidase regulatory-like domain-containing protein, with the translated sequence MASMDGGSGRTVEKSRLNFLASFGKGRESWLNRNWRTVVVLLFVVLLAFFIRSYFVWGPSVENGFLVSGGSDSYYHQRVIDHISNTGQHLYIDPLLNYPGGMRNPRPPLFDWSVAVMGMIWSGLTGMAVSDGTGLALITATAVWGALTCIPMYMIGREAFNRKAGLVAAFLFALMPGHIERSVASQADHDAMILFFVVFAFYFLLRSLKTITGDRWVSNWKNYRSVLSGLKSYWKMNQVSLIYAALGGVCVAAVSFIWTGYMYVLIIVLVYFLLQLFINRFRNVDSLGVMMSVGVMLGLTFILAAPLYWTMDYWATWYDVPLLLFLAMIVVGLIFASTRDLPWTLVVPSFLILVTVALAALSFLAPNLFDAIITGQGYLVKSKLYSTISEAQAPSFSTLAMSFGIVTFWLALVGIGYAAIKVRKSLSPHFVFLIVWTGTAVFMAASAGRFLFNAAPAFAIMAGWIVVLIIDAVRFQDYPKGLENPTRPWRSPWPWFKSVFRPKYVMAFFFLFILVLVPNAWAAVDAGIPSEFKKQYDLQIYNAMPSILRPSNYDSVNGSQWYLGAFGFSLPLPSQYWPAAWSWYRYQDSYLPIYDRPAFLSWWDYGFEAIQAGQHPTVADNFQNGYNFAGNYITCTDETQAIAMLVIRCIEYNDLSEGSDVYNALMAHGVDAVKVRDILQNPSKYISVVLGNPETYGRFSSDLSSANAKYIAARVEMAKVGKSELVSLYNKIRAITGNNIGYFAIDSRLFPFTATGYNIFYAPAKLSDHVIDKGSNAPVDFYQIYAVVIQNGQQRTVPLGEITADMTIIDYKIEYTQAFYQTMLYRAFMGYGPYDIGYTQQGIPGISGSLSNLPPMQGWNQSHFRMVYRTAYFNPFPSDQVANHSQAWRAISYDEALILKDKISRGEEIGVVDTSAYSLTQGVVFVQYYDGAIIQGQVRTASGLPYPNVWVTVLDEYGIPHHYVRTDQNGYYSVIAPFGDVDVVFSMGNLDKRLLYASELQRVKYHVTYAQAMRQTDYIIDGDVTITSANLKGKVYWDMDGDGSYDSAQDEIISGARVIATNESLGFRVEAVTTSMGYTINNVPAVSADVYAIVEGHPTTKKPTQILPLADTTVDIGIKPSSIGGTVKYDDGTPAPGFRIVLSDKINGTVSTKSTDDSGAFSFEGLMYGEYEISSGMPGTTFGPLQIKLSEGEKVNKQLIVYPSSILRGQAWLTTGIVASNATILLQNEDLNVVIRADRSGRYSVELPQGTYNLYSTFVSEGRDMAVLKELTLMPGENSFDPLLVPASYLKGKVQGISSLEGLTVLFQSRSSGASLSAKTNETGNFGVILPNDIYFVQMGEEGGAYWNDLTVASSTSLIINLASAAKVNGYVWYDKNGDGARSWDEGLEGVRVEIRDADGRSISKLSGAGGNYEFYLVPGRSFSILVSEEGFASFVKSFEPLTSSSNTDIQLKALNRTVSGTAKISGTGIEGIVIRFESISGDAITKVVQTSTLGTFSVQLHPGSYRIRVDQDTVVGDNSSRYQYEGNLTVEIGKDPSPLTLDLVKRYLVTGTIAPDRGSLATISIYGPDVRSLRAQTSFSIYLQAGEYGFYSLVERLGARYAAIASVTVGPYEINNVNLVTAQAYSIQGSVRFEGKAITGNAPVVISAGSGGSMELKTTLAGTFTTYLPAGEYMASVDFHTTEAIKTRTRYIRYFGDLSFNVAGSKSITINVDKALDNSTLIGSVRVNGEAVAAVLQFIPASSSAIWGNFTVPASSFTVDVAPGEYAIYARELSGPSVFMGKMNVPPRSSSYLNIDLVPGIKFSGTTLLNGRPGNALLEFNSANYAQVKSGQDGSFEIYLPQDDYIVKCTAEGSEKGVAVEYELEFPLKLRNNQISIIDLKKVPKYGVDLSWDAAEKQTIAPGGNVSYNLRIVNTGNVADVFTLSASGFATGWRVSFSQNSVNVDFGPDGAQLVTVTIYTPTNAKVIHPPITIRAQSTKGTASDSVTVDVGIASHHDVWLNYSSASSTSGSEYLYKFTFKNVGNVDDTYNISIPNLSELASWGWKAEIRSGTGPWSSYISSTLAASNQGNLELRLIPLRSNPNARVTIVLTIQSLNSPSTVKVLQFEPSMPNFNIPLGGLTVTGPGVFTEVQQVPTKTVIFIGLLVAVTTILMVFSVQKGVFRRRKR
- a CDS encoding CARDB domain-containing protein, with product MVQAENPLYIKVEGRNVVAVREVNPYVVTAIGGPAEVPGGGNYSFLVTVTGRNAVDALVSPANGVTPTGIFRFNLTAPSSATDMTITVNVTSTGPSGKVSKIYNYYVRSVEPIVISAKVVNQGSIEVEGVAVRFFADGVLLQEKKVDIPAGASKVVTYNWTESVSPGEHRIRVELDPQGQFVRFESGGTIFEQTIWVGGTDWANFNAILIGLIILLGLLAYLVYKRPTTKRRRR
- the purD gene encoding phosphoribosylamine--glycine ligase, with protein sequence MRMKVLAIGGGGREHAIVKALAKSDVEIYSILKNKNPGIIRASKEYVLLNETEVDSIVRYATSKGVELAIIGPESPLEAGVVDALEEKGVRCVGPTRSASRIETGKSFARALLANYKIPGNLAFAVFSSYEEAKSFLDSVEHQVVVKPEGLTGGKGVKVEGEHLKDRAEVLAYIKEVIEKGVGGGRVVIEEKVEGEEFSLQAFSDGKHIIPMPLVQDHKRAFEGDKGHNTGGMGSYSGEDHLLPFVTSSEKEKAVMSMRKTIDALASEGTPYKGILYGQFMLTAEGPKIIEFNARFGDPEAMNVLPLLESDFLEICQGIAFGDLSNKKCLFRKEATVCKYVVPIGYGLNAKSGTTIKVDEEGIRRCGAELFYAAVNQEDGRLLTTSSRAVAVVGIDRSLDAAERQCERALRFVSGEEVYVRHDIGKHEVIQRKIERIRSLRK